In Verrucomicrobiota bacterium, the genomic window TGTCATTCTTAGTTGGAAGGACACCAGTAGTGACGAGATTGGATTCCGCATACAACGAGCAATCGGCGATGGTGCATTTGAAACGCTGAATGAGCTTGCTCATAACACAACCCAATACGGTGATTTTGAAGTAGATGAACTTAGTGAATATTCCTATCGTGTTGTTAGTTTTAATGACGCTGGCGAATCGATTCCGAGTAATGAGGTATCAACGCAGATCGAGTTTCGTCAGCCCAACAATCTTTTGGCTTTGGCGATTTCAAGTTCTCAGATCAATCTAAGCTGGAACGACAATTCGGCCGTCGAAACCGGCTATGAAATAGAACGTAAGGCAGGTGACGGAAACTTCGAACTATTGATCCAATTAAACGCTGATGTTACGGCCTTCTCAGACACCACCGTTACACCGTTGTCCACTTACACGTATAGGATTATTGGAGTAAGTGGGATCAATAGATCAAATCCTTCAAACGAATTCAGCACAACCACACCCAACATTCCAGAACCGGGAGCGGCCAGCGACCTGGTTGTTAATTTGGTCGACTCCTCCTTCATAGCACTCAGCTGGACAGATAATTCGCTGATCGAAAATGGATTTTATGTTGAGAGAATGGTTGGTAGCGGATCCTGGGTGGAGCTTATTCAATTGCCTGCCAATTCCACCAGTGTTCAGGATCTGCAGGTTGGCGAACTGGAAACCTTTGCCTATCGTGTGATCGCCTTTAACGATGGCGGAGATTCCGCACCCAGTAACGAGGCCGCGATCCTTTTTCCTTTTATCGCTCCCTCGAACTTGACCGCTAGCGCTACAGATGAGGCCCGTATCGACCTTACCTGGAGTGATAATTCATTAGTTGAAACGGGTTATCAGATTGAAAGAAAGTCTGATGGAGGAGCCTATGAAGTATTAACCACAACTGGTCCTGGAGCTTCCACTTTTGTGGATGAAACCACTCTGGTAAATGTTACTTATACCTATCGTGTGTTGGGTCTTTTTGAAGGAGGAGAATCAACCCCGAGCAACGAAGATTCTGCGACAACCACACCCGATACCATCACCCTTGAGACACCGACAGGGTTGACTGCAAATGCAATTGCTTATAATCAAATCCATCTTACCTGGGTGGATAATTCTGACAATGAGTCAGGTTTTCGCTTTGAACGAAAAATTGGAGAAAGTGGCGATTTTACTTTCATCGGTAACTCACCAGCAAATTCGACCTCATTTACGGATGTGAATCTGAGTCCTGATACTGGCTATATCTATCGGATGACCGCTTTTATAGCTGGTGCCCAAGTATCTGATACGAGCAACGAAGCTTCAGCAACTACGCCTTCCGTTCCTGTGCCGGAAGTTCCCTTGAATCTTGCGATTGTAGCTCAAAATTACAGAAAAGTCAGCTTGAGTTGGGAAGATGCTTCAGGAATCGAAACTGGTTTTCGTGTTCAACGAAAAACGGGAACAGGGATCTATGAAGAATTGGCAACGGTTTCTGAGAACGCAAATTTCTTCAATGATTCTACCGTTGTGGAGTTTAAGGAATATTCGTACCGAATAAGCGCTTACAACTCCTCTGGTTATTCCGAAAATAGTAATGAAATCAAAGTCACGGTTCCATTTGCTTCTCCACGATTATTAGCAGGTGAAGCGATCAATTCTTACAAAGTTAACCTTGAATGGGATGACACATCATTGGTTGAAACTGGATACCGACTAGAGCGAAAGCCAGCCGATGGTAACTACGCAGTTATCGGAATACTTGGCCCCAATACTACCCAATACCTAGATGATTCTGTAGTTCCCGATCGGACCTATTCTTATCGGGTTTTTGCAGTGAAAAATGGGTCAGATTCCTTGCCTAGTATCCTTGTAAATATCACCACTCCAAATATTCCAGCTCCAAGAGCCCCTACAGGGTTACGGCTTACTGTCCTGAGTGATACATCGATTTCAATCAACTGGACTGACAATTCTGATAACGAAGCGGGATTTCGGATCTATAGGAAAGAAGTTTCTGCTGAAGTTTGGGCTGAGATTGGGGATGTAATAGCGGATGTGAATCTTTTTGTTGATGACGATGTTGTAGCTGGAGTTAATTATTCTTATAGAGTTTCGGCCTACAACTCAGGTGGCTCTGTAAGTCCTATTGAATCTGGAGTTATCATTCCGGTTCCCGGGCGATTAATAAATATCTCGACGCGTGGCCTGGTTGAGACAGGTGACAATGTCATGATTGGAAGTTTTGTTATTCAAGGTGATGGTCCCAAGACTGTTTATATTCGGGGAATTGGGCCAAGTATTGCCTCTTCAGTTAATGCTCCGATTTTGGAGGACCCTGAAATTACTCTCGTTAGTGGAGCTGATCTAAATCGACCGATCGCGTATAATGACGATTGGCGTGATAT contains:
- a CDS encoding fibronectin type III domain-containing protein, with the protein product MIKTGFRIERKVSEGPYITLVNVGGNIGSFSDVTVSSQTTYTYRILAISFEEFSEYSNEASVTTPALVPSQAPSKLVIDSQGLDNVILSWKDTSSDEIGFRIQRAIGDGAFETLNELAHNTTQYGDFEVDELSEYSYRVVSFNDAGESIPSNEVSTQIEFRQPNNLLALAISSSQINLSWNDNSAVETGYEIERKAGDGNFELLIQLNADVTAFSDTTVTPLSTYTYRIIGVSGINRSNPSNEFSTTTPNIPEPGAASDLVVNLVDSSFIALSWTDNSLIENGFYVERMVGSGSWVELIQLPANSTSVQDLQVGELETFAYRVIAFNDGGDSAPSNEAAILFPFIAPSNLTASATDEARIDLTWSDNSLVETGYQIERKSDGGAYEVLTTTGPGASTFVDETTLVNVTYTYRVLGLFEGGESTPSNEDSATTTPDTITLETPTGLTANAIAYNQIHLTWVDNSDNESGFRFERKIGESGDFTFIGNSPANSTSFTDVNLSPDTGYIYRMTAFIAGAQVSDTSNEASATTPSVPVPEVPLNLAIVAQNYRKVSLSWEDASGIETGFRVQRKTGTGIYEELATVSENANFFNDSTVVEFKEYSYRISAYNSSGYSENSNEIKVTVPFASPRLLAGEAINSYKVNLEWDDTSLVETGYRLERKPADGNYAVIGILGPNTTQYLDDSVVPDRTYSYRVFAVKNGSDSLPSILVNITTPNIPAPRAPTGLRLTVLSDTSISINWTDNSDNEAGFRIYRKEVSAEVWAEIGDVIADVNLFVDDDVVAGVNYSYRVSAYNSGGSVSPIESGVIIPVPGRLINISTRGLVETGDNVMIGSFVIQGDGPKTVYIRGIGPSIASSVNAPILEDPEITLVSGADLNRPIAYNDDWRDINEKTIVDLGLPPKADREAAIVIKLQPGSYSAILSGVDFTAGFGLIEIYEVDFSKNIRMVNISTRSFVQEGDKRMIGGFVVRGDTPTRVYIKASGPSLHSSIENRLADPVIELFSGQERMEINDNWEQSPRIAEIFATGIAPSNSKEAAIVATLEPGPYTAIVGGANNSSGYSLLEIYYYPE